AGTGATGGGGTGACTCTCTATAGGTTTAAAAGGCTACCTTTTGGATTAAGCTGTTCTCCAGCTATCTTTACTAGACATATGGCCTCATTGTTAGCTCCTCTCGTGAAGAAGGGTTGgatgaaaaattacttagaCGACCTAATCATTTGGGCTTCAGACTTCACCACACTCAGCGAAAGACTCAGTGAAACTTTCGCTTTACTTAACCCGTAAAGTGTTTAGTACGTATATATACGTTCGGGAGGGAAAGTGTTTAGTACATATATATACgatcatcgttttcttttacttcacgGCACCTAAACCTGTAGAAATGGTTCAAGATGTCTTTTCTATGCCTAAATATGATTTTGAAAGCTCACtctcatttttattgtattgcTGTGGTCTATTACATAGAAGGTATCCATGACCACGAATGATTTATtgaaaaaataggtatatttataAAAATATGTTAGTGGTGTCATAATTACTTatcaatatactcaaaatactgttCAGTAGATcagctatttttatattattccaaCTTGAATAGcaatttcaatatattttgtgttcatGCGTACAGTCACCGTCGGTTGTGTTGGCAGCCCTGGGGCGTGAGGCGCCGGGTTGGCGGGCTGGCCCGGCAATGAGTCATGATAGCCAGACACGCTGCTACACCCTCGCTGTTAGCACGTGTTGTCCTGTGCACCATGCCGCGGGGCTTGACATCGGCGCAAATAGAGAATATTCTCTATGACGATAATGTCACAGAGTTGGGGGACAGTGATCTCTCtgaggaggacgatgaagaTGACTCTGATTACATACAATCAGACAGGGGGAGTGGtgatgaaaatgaaagtgaatCTGCTCCTGCTCATTCCAGCAAGAAGCGGAAAAGGGATGGTGGGGAGTCCGGGCTTGTAGTAGGTGCTTCCTCACTATCAGCTTCTCAGCCACTGCATGACCTCGCTAGTCAAGCGCACACACCATCTACATCCCAAGCTCAACACCAAACAATAAATGCTGATGCTGATGTACAATGGGAATGGAGAGATGGGCATGACTTTTGCCCACTGATTTTCAGTTTGATCTTCATGGTCGTGGTATACCACATGGACTCGTTCATGATGGCAGCACAGAGAGTGAATATTTTAGGTTGTTTTTCACGGAAGACATAATGGCTCATATAGTCAAAGAAAGCAACAAGTTTCATGGCTTTATGATAGCAGGTAAAATACTCCATCCACACTCTCGTTTCTTGCAATGGCAGGACACAGATGTAAAAGAAATGTACTCATTTTTGGCTTTAGTTATGCTGATGGGGCTCACTCCAAGGGAAAATTATAAGGAATACTGGTCGACAGATCCACTTCTTCGCCAGCCTATTTTCAGTAAAATCATGTCAGTAAACAGGTTCATTGCTTTGCTACAGGCCTTACACTTCCAAGATAACACTCAGCcaactgatgatgacaaaatgagaaaaataaggcCCATCTTTAACTACATTTGCCATAGTTTCAAGTCATCATTCAAACCATTTCAAAATTTAGTTATTGATGAAAGTTTGGTTCTGTGGCGTGGTAATATACACTTTCGCCAGTACATCCCATCCAAGCGCCACCGATTTGGCCTAAAACTATTTGTTCTTTGTGACTGTGAAACTGGCTTCATTTTGGACATGATTTTGTACACTGGGGCAAGAACAAACatcaaagagaataagaagttgGGCATATCAGGAAGCGTTGTCAGTACCATGCTTGAGTCTTACCTTGGTCAAGGACATATACTTTTTGTTGACAACTGGTACACCAGTCCTACACTGCTCCACTATCTGCATGAGAGAATGACTGGGGCCTGTGGTACGGTAAAGCCAAATCGCAAGTTTATGGCCAAATTCCCCATCGGACTGCAGAAAGGCGATGTTGTTCACAAGCAGGCAAACAACATTCTTGCAGTGAAATGGAAGGACAAGAGAGACGTTCATCTCCTCACCAGTGTCCATGAACCAAAGTTGCAAACGAGTGAGAACATTGACCATTCCACAAAAACCTTCATCGACAAACCTGAATGTGTTATTGTCTACAACCAAAACATGCGCCTTGTAGATAAAAGTGACAGCATGATGTCATCTGTGGAATGttcaaggaaaacaatgaaatggtACAAAAAGATGTTTTTTCATCTGATTGACTGTGCTGTCCTCAACGCCCATATTCTATACCAGGTCAAAACTGGCGAGAAGCCGACACTCCATGACTTCACAAGGGAGGTAATAAGACAGCTTCTTGAGCAGTATTCGGAGCCTCTTCCTACAGCAGGACGACGACGAGCATCTCATGGTGACGATCCTACACGTCTCACAGGTCGTCATTTTCCCAAGTATATCCGACCTACAGCTGCCAAGAAAAACGCCCAAAAGCCTTGCCACGTCTGCCGCACCACCACACTCCGGCCAAAGCAACGCAAAGATACGAGGTTCATGTGTGTGCCCTGCGACACGGCTCTTTGTCTGGACCCGTGTTTTGAGGTATATCACACTCTCAAGATATACTAGAGTGGTATAGATAATTGTAAATAATGTATATACTATAGAGCATAGGAAAATATGTTTCATTTGCTGctaatgaaagacagaagttTATAATACGGAAACCTGAAAGTTTACAGGtacaggattttttttccccatggcCGTTTATAATACGGAAACCTGAAAGTTTACAggcacaagttttttttttccctatggcCGTTTATAATACGGAAACCTGAAAGTTTACAGGCACAATATTTTTTCCCTATGGTCGTTTATAATACGGAAACCTAAAGTTTACAggcacaagattttttttccctatggcCATGAGATGCGTATTTGCGTGTCAACAGTTAGTTGTAGGTACATTAGCCAATACACTTTTCCCTATGTAAGCATCAATTGCCACATTATTTCTGCTGTCTTTTATGCACATGTGCTTTCATATCATTCATTCCTCATCTTACTTACTTTGGCCCacagtagatagatagaagtaTAGAACTGTAGTTGTAGTTAGTGTAGTGTTAGCTATACAGGCAGCCTCGTTGGGTCCAACAGGGTTGTTgctgtctgtttctcctttgtattcattcCTGGCTCGGAACCTGAGTCATCAGTTTCCCAGCCATACAGATTTTCATGGGGATATGCTACAGTCCAGAGGTAATACACAATTACCTCTTAGATATACTTGTAAAACTGGGATGTTATGTAAATTGTACAGTAGCAGAGCAATACCACAAATTGGTCGGCAGCAAATGCAAAGACGCGGAAGCTACGTAGTAAATGGGAAAATGTTTTGGGTATGTGATCAGCTGGCGGGCGAGGGCGGGCGGGCTGTGGTATGCAGGAGtaccaacataaaaaaacataaaattcgTATAATGGGTTATTTGAGCAgctgtgtgtaatttttttgttgttggtgttacaAAACATGTTATGCTTGTGCAATGAAGGGATAATATTGTGCTACTTATATACACATAGAGAAAATATAGTCTGTACGAGCGTGATAAATTTGGTACTATGATATGACTATAGAAAGGCTAGACAAACAATCCTCAGATATATTTTACAAGAAACTCAAACTAAACAATATATAGTCATGGAAGAAGCATTCACAGTGTgtcagaaataataaataagaagcgGAAGTTACATAGTACTGTTCTACATGTTTCGTCTTACGCACCACCACTGGAGTATTGGTGCCACGCGTGAAAGGACTCACAGAAAACGACAGCTTACAGGGAACACACATATATCGCATTTATATCGTTCAAATCAGctatttttttgcaattttataAGACAATAATATTATTTGGCCAAAATCCAACCCCACATGACCTGTTTCACTCCTATAAAGCAACACTGTACgggttaaagaaaatggagtcaAGCTTAACTTATCTAAATGCGAAATGGCAAAGACTGAAGTTACGTTTCTTGGTCATAAAATTTCACAAGAAGGTATTCAACCCGACCCAAAGAATGTAGAGGCAGTATTGGAAATGAAACCGCCCACTAAGGTCAAGGAAGTGAGACGATTTTTCGGTATGGCAGGATTTTATAGGAAACACATCAGTAATTTCGCTCAAATAGCCACTCCACTTACCAACCTAACGAAAAAAGATCAACCTTTCCTTTGGACAGACAAGTGTCAGGAGGCATTCGATACTTAAAAAGATCTCTTGCCCAGGCCCCTATACTAGCGAGAGCGCAAAGTAACCAGCCATTCATTTTAATAACTGATGCCAGTAATACCCACGTAGGAGGCGTCTTAAGTCAAACTCAGGAGGATGGGTCCGTCAGACCTTTGGGCTATTTTTCAAAAAAATTTAACTCCACTGAGAATAGGTACTCAGCTACAGATAAAGAAGCCTTGGCAGTACTTCTCTCTTGTAgacacttccatcattatttgtgGGGAACTAGCTTCACTATATTCACAGATCATCAGCCCCTTACTAGTATATTTAAGAGAAAGACCAAATCTGCCAGGATGAACCGCTGGAtactagagatgagagaataccAATACAACATCCAATATGTGAAGGGAAAGTATAACTACGTGGCCGATCAGCTCTCTCGCCCAGTGAGGATCATTCAGCGATGTCCTACTCCAAACTATTTAGGCCTAACTTTAGAACAAATCAAGAttcaacaaagggaagaaattaagtggagAGACATGATAGAGTATCTGGAAGGAGGGTCTATACCTACCAAAAAGTATCATAAGAGTATATTGCACCAGTTCACCATAATTGATGAGTTGCTGTACTACGCTAAGGAAAACATTGATGgcagcattcattattcattggtaGTTCCTCAGGTTCTGATTCCTAAAGCTTTAGAACATGCACATGAGCTTTCTGGCCACCTgggtcagaaaaagacaattaaaaaggccgaagaattgttttactggtgtaatctcaagtttgacgtaacccagtacgtaaagaattgccttacctgtcaaagatttaaaacctctccagggttacagcagccttatcaggaattaccttcagtagagaagcccttagataggataggtatagacctgacggatatgattgcaggcagtggtggctaccgatatgtgttgactatcgtagatcactttagcc
This region of Scylla paramamosain isolate STU-SP2022 unplaced genomic scaffold, ASM3559412v1 Contig49, whole genome shotgun sequence genomic DNA includes:
- the LOC135098190 gene encoding piggyBac transposable element-derived protein 4-like; this translates as MPRGLTSAQIENILYDDNVTELGDSDLSEEDDEDDSDYIQSDRGSGDENESESAPAHSSKKRKRDGGESGLVYIPSKRHRFGLKLFVLCDCETGFILDMILYTGARTNIKENKKLGISGSVVSTMLESYLGQGHILFVDNWYTSPTLLHYLHERMTGACGTVKPNRKFMAKFPIGLQKGDVVHKQANNILAVKWKDKRDVHLLTSVHEPKLQTSENIDHSTKTFIDKPECVIVYNQNMRLVDKSDSMMSSVECSRKTMKWYKKMFFHLIDCAVLNAHILYQVKTGEKPTLHDFTREVIRQLLEQYSEPLPTAGRRRASHGDDPTRLTGRHFPKYIRPTAAKKNAQKPCHVCRTTTLRPKQRKDTRFMCVPCDTALCLDPCFEVYHTLKIY